A genomic region of Bactrocera dorsalis isolate Fly_Bdor chromosome 3, ASM2337382v1, whole genome shotgun sequence contains the following coding sequences:
- the LOC125777845 gene encoding trypsin-like encodes MAKLYISSFLLVIAACVSNINADGAVGGVATTISAHPYIVSLQGTDGSKVCGGVLIDSKTVVTAAQCLNFYDVTQLVVGVSNGAKVVKIANSTFDIGFDFTTMQNDVAVVKLAEAVSVGTIKLATKEPTNGVSGVVTTWDSSNNLVDIPVTVIDTAQCGSGEYSYSEDEILSTMLCGLATNANACGALPGSPLVSNKKLVGLVSWGYGCGNKGNPTVFTDIASLESWVKSTAKAL; translated from the coding sequence ATGGCCAAGTTATACATTTCTAGTTTCTTGCTGGTGATCGCTGCCTGCGTTTCGAACATCAACGCTGATGGAGCTGTGGGTGGTGTAGCCACCACAATTTCAGCACATCCGTATATCGTCTCACTACAAGGTACCGATGGCTCAAAAGTCTGTGGTGGTGTCTTAATTGATTCAAAAACCGTCGTCACCGCAGCACAGTGTTTGAATTTCTACGACGTAACACAACTGGTGGTCGGTGTTAGCAATGGTGCTAAAGTTGTAAAAATTGCCAATAGCACTTTCGATATCGGTTTTGACTTCACCACCATGCAAAATGATGTAGCCGTAGTGAAATTGGCCGAAGCAGTGAGTGTTGGAACCATCAAATTGGCCACGAAAGAACCAACAAACGGTGTTAGTGGTGTGGTGACCACTTGGGACTCGAGCAACAACCTGGTAGATATACCAGTGACTGTCATTGACACCGCGCAATGTGGTTCAGGTGAATACAGCTACAGTGAAGATGAAATATTATCCACAATGTTGTGCGGACTGGCGACTAATGCGAATGCTTGTGGCGCTTTACCCGGAAGTCCTTTGGTTTCAAACAAGAAATTGGTCGGTTTGGTTTCCTGGGGCTATGGTTGTGGCAACAAAGGCAATCCAACTGTTTTCACTGATATTGCATCTTTAGAATCGTGGGTAAAGTCAACTGCAAAGGCCTTGTAG
- the LOC125777843 gene encoding trypsin-like has translation MAKLYISSVLLVIAACVSNINADGAEGGVATTISAHPYIVSLQGSDGSKVCGGVLIDTTTVVTAAQCLNFYDVSQLVVGVSNGAKVVKIAGSTFNIGFDFTTMENDVALVKLAEAVSVGSIAVATEQPTNGVSGVVTSWDASNNLVDIAETVIGTSECGSGDYKYSEDEILSSMLCGLATNANACGALPGSPLIANSQLVGLVSWGYGCGNKGNPAVFTDIPSLASWISSSAKSL, from the coding sequence ATGGCCAAGTTATACATTTCTAGTGTTTTGCTGGTGATCGCCGCCTGCGTTTCGAACATCAACGCTGATGGAGCTGAGGGTGGTGTAGCCACCACAATTTCAGCACATCCGTATATCGTCTCCCTACAAGGTTCTGATGGCTCAAAAGTCTGTGGTGGTGTCTTAATTGATACAACGACCGTTGTCACTGCCGCACAGTGTTTGAATTTCTACGACGTATCACAACTGGTGGTCGGTGTTAGCAATGGCGCTAAAGTCGTAAAAATTGCCGGCAGCACCTTCAATATCGGTTTTGACTTCACCACCATGGAGAATGATGTGGCCCTCGTGAAATTGGCTGAAGCAGTGAGCGTTGGTTCTATCGCAGTGGCCACCGAACAGCCAACAAATGGAGTTAGTGGTGTGGTGACCTCCTGGGACGCCAGCAACAACTTGGTAGATATTGCGGAGACTGTCATTGGCACCTCGGAATGTGGTTCAGGCGACTACAAGTACAGTGAAGATGAAATCTTATCCTCAATGTTGTGCGGACTGGCGACTAACGCAAATGCTTGTGGCGCTTTACCCGGAAGTCCTTTGATTGCAAACAGTCAATTGGTTGGTCTGGTTTCCTGGGGCTATGGTTGTGGCAACAAGGGCAATCCAGCTGTCTTCACTGATATCCCATCTTTGGCATCGTGGATCTCCAGCTCGGCAAAGTCCTTGTAA
- the LOC105228386 gene encoding trypsin theta, translated as MAQLFACTILLVILAYSSNTFASNIEGGVPTTIQAHPYLVSIQGKDGSPIICGGALINENTVVTAAQCLAFYDASQLAVGVNNGEKIVEIAAKSFNPRFDFVTMENDVAVLKLAESVESGSIELASELPANGAKGVVTGWAANNSLVDVAVRTIDAEECGSGDYKYSEDEVLNTMLCGIASNLQACNGQAGDPLVVDNQLVGLVSWGYGCGNKGNPAVFTDIAAERSWIIETANKL; from the coding sequence atggcgcagtTATTTGCTTGCACTATCCTGCTAGTGATCTTAGCATACTCTAGTAATACATTCGCATCCAATATTGAAGGTGGTGTCCCGACAACCATACAAGCGCATCCCTACCTTGTCTCAATACAAGGTAAAGATGGTTCACCGATAATCTGTGGTGGTGCTTTAATTAATGAGAATACCGTTGTGACTGCTGCGCAATGCTTGGCTTTCTACGATGCTTCCCAATTGGCTGTCGGTGTCAATAATGGCGAAAAAATCGTAGAAATCGCGGCAAAAAGTTTCAATCCGCGATTTGATTTTGTCACCATGGAGAACGATGTGGCCGTTTTGAAATTGGCCGAATCAGTGGAAAGTGGTTCCATTGAGTTAGCCAGCGAACTGCCGGCAAATGGTGCCAAAGGAGTGGTAACCGGTTGGGCAGCCAACAACAGTCTCGTTGATGTTGCAGTGAGAACAATTGACGCCGAGGAATGCGGTTCCGGTGACTATAAGTACAGTGAGGATGAAGTGTTGAATACCATGTTGTGTGGCATTGCTAGCAATCTGCAAGCTTGTAATGGTCAAGCTGGTGATCCATTAGTGGTTGATAATCAGCTGGTCGGTTTGGTTTCATGGGGTTACGGTTGCGGCAACAAAGGTAATCCAGCTGTCTTCACTGATATTGCAGCCGAGCGTTCGTGGATAATTGAAACGGctaataaactttaa
- the LOC125777840 gene encoding trypsin-like: MFRLVALFALVSLACGAAMPDDLDGRIVNGVDTTIAQHPYQVSLQTASGSHFCGGSIINENTIVTAAHCLQSYSASQIRVRLGSTNYKTGGELVAVSSFTYHPGYNSKTMVNDVGIVRLATPVAESANIRYIKLAQTTPATGTPAVVTGWGTKCYLTCLSLPTTLQEVSVDIVDQLDCASSQYKYGTSILDTMVCAYALNKDACQGDSGGPLVANNELVGVVSWGNGCAKSGYPGVYSDVASLYSWIVAATA, from the coding sequence atgtttcgtCTAGTAGCCTTATTCGCACTCGTTAGCCTGGCCTGTGGTGCCGCTATGCCCGATGACTTAGATGGGCGCATTGTTAATGGTGTAGACACAACCATTGCTCAACACCCTTATCAGGTGTCGTTGCAAACTGCTAGCGGTTCACACTTCTGCGGTGGTAGCATTATCAATGAGAATACCATCGTCACCGCCGCTCATTGCTTGCAATCGTACTCCGCTAGTCAAATACGCGTTCGTTTGGGCTCAACCAATTACAAGACCGGCGGTGAATTGGTTGCCGTAAGCTCATTCACCTACCATCCAGGATACAACAGCAAAACTATGGTCAATGATGTCGGTATTGTGCGTTTGGCTACACCAGTGGCAGAATCGGCGAACATTCGTTACATTAAATTGGCACAGACCACACCAGCAACCGGAACCCCAGCTGTGGTCACTGGTTGGGGCACTAAATGCTACCTTACCTGCTTGAGTTTGCCGACAACATTGCAAGAGGTCTCCGTGGATATTGTGGATCAACTTGATTGCGCCTCTAGCCAGTACAAATATGGTACATCAATTCTGGACACCATGGTCTGTGCTTATGCTTTGAACAAGGATGCTTGCCAAGGTGATTCCGGTGGTCCACTGGTTGCTAACAATGAATTGGTCGGTGTGGTGTCTTGGGGTAATGGTTGCGCCAAATCTGGTTACCCTGGTGTCTATTCTGATGTGGCTTCACTCTACTCATGGATTGTGGCAGCTACTGCTtaa
- the LOC125777844 gene encoding trypsin-like: MAKLYICSLLLVIAACVSNTNADGAVGGVATTISAHPYIVSLQGTDDSKVCGGVLIDSKTVVTAAQCLNFYDVSQLVVGVSNGAKVVKIANSTFDIGFDFTTMQNDVAVVKLAEAVSVGIIKLATKEPTNGVSGVVTTWDSSSNLVDIPVTVIDTAQCGSGEYSYSEDDILSTMLCGLATNANACGALPGSPLVSKKKLVGLVSWGYGCGNKGNPAVFTDIASLASWVKSTAKSL, encoded by the coding sequence ATGGCCAAGTTATACATTTGTAGTTTATTGCTGGTGATCGCAGCCTGCGTTTCTAACACCAACGCTGATGGAGCTGTGGGTGGTGTAGCCACCACAATTTCAGCACATCCGTATATCGTCTCACTACAAGGTACCGATGACTCAAAAGTCTGTGGTGGTGTCTTAATTGATTCAAAAACCGTCGTCACCGCAGCACAGTGTTTGAATTTCTACGACGTATCACAACTGGTGGTCGGTGTTAGCAATGGTGCTAAAGTCGTAAAAATTGCCAATAGCACCTTCGATATCGGTTTTGACTTCACCACCATGCAAAATGATGTAGCCGTCGTGAAATTGGCCGAAGCAGTGAGTGTTGGAATCATCAAACTGGCCACGAAAGAACCAACAAACGGTGTTAGCGGTGTGGTGACCACCTGGGACTCAAGCAGCAACCTGGTAGATATCCCAGTGACTGTCATTGACACCGCGCAATGTGGTTCAGGTGAATACAGCTACAGTGAAGATGATATATTATCCACAATGTTGTGTGGACTTGCGACTAACGCGAATGCTTGTGGCGCTTTACCCGGAAGTCCTTTGgtttcaaaaaagaaattggTTGGTTTGGTTTCCTGGGGCTATGGTTGTGGCAACAAGGGCAATCCAGCTGTTTTCACTGATATTGCATCTTTAGCATCGTGGGTAAAGTCAACTGCAAAGTCTTTGTAA
- the LOC105228385 gene encoding trypsin has translation MFKTFSCRVLVLLIAYQINISHAIGVIGGVKTTITDHPYVVSLQLANGTHVCGGALIKKNIVVTAAQCFVFQDPAQLYVRLGTDSYAADGELLSISSYIINENFDFTTMDSDVAVLKLAKNVAKSSAKREIKVAGEKPKTDRSGVVTGWSQSRQLEDVTVRIINAKKCRSGEYVYNKDDITDNMFCAQAYNRFVCDGEPGSPLVYKKKLIGLVSWGYGCGNVGNPAVYTNVNKLRKWIKKTIKKL, from the coding sequence atgtttaaaacctTCAGCTGTCGTGTTTTAGTGCTTTTGATCGCATACCAAATCAACATATCACATGCCATTGGAGTTATTGGCGGTGTAAAGACAACTATTACGGATCATCCATATGTGGTTTCTCTGCAATTGGCCAACGGCACACATGTTTGTGGTGGTGCTCTAATCAAGAAGAATATTGTCGTCACAGCTGCACAATGCTTCGTTTTTCAGGATCCCGCCCAGCTTTACGTACGTCTTGGCACGGACAGTTATGCTGCTGATGGTGAACTTTTATCAATTAGTTCTTATATAATCAATGAGAATTTCGATTTTACCACCATGGACAGTGATGTGGCGGTATTGAAGTTGGCGAAAAATGTAGCGAAATCATCAGCGAAGCGTGAAATAAAAGTGGCTGGAGAAAAACCGAAGACGGACAGAAGTGGCGTGGTAACCGGCTGGAGTCAAAGTCGACAATTGGAAGATGTGACCGTGCGCATAATTAATGCAAAGAAATGCAGATCCGGCGAATATGTTTACAATAAAGATGATATAACGGATAACATGTTTTGCGCTCAGGCCTATAATAGATTCGTCTGCGATGGTGAACCTGGTAGTCCTTTGGTGTATAAGAAGAAATTGATCGGTTTGGTATCCTGGGGTTATGGTTGTGGCAATGTAGGCAACCCAGCCGTATACACAAATGTAAACAAGCTACGGAAATGGATCAAGAAGACTATAAAAAAGTTGTAG
- the LOC105228380 gene encoding trypsin, translating into MFRFVPIFLLFNVAFGEILINDFNGRIVSGEETTIDLHPYQISLQSKSGHFCGGSIINEDTVVTAAHCLQTTTADQLQVRLGSTSHNSGGKLVNVRAFYAHPGYNKTQRQNDVAIVKLAEPVAQSASIRYIELAEETPASGTPAVVSGWGVKCYFWCISLPTSLLKVDVNIVSRADCGSTDYKYGSSKILPTMVCAYEAKSDACQGDSGGPLAAEGKLVGVVSWGNGCAKEGYPGVYADVAELRSWILEIAASL; encoded by the coding sequence ATGTTTCGCTTCGTACCAATTTTTCTGCTCTTCAACGTCGCCTTTGGCGAAATCCTAATAAACGATTTCAATGGGCGCATTGTCAGTGGCGAGGAAACCACCATTGATTTGCATCCCTACCAGATCTCATTGCAAAGCAAGAGTGGACATTTTTGCGGTGGCAGCATTATCAATGAGGACACTGTTGTGACTGCAGCACATTGTTTGCAAACTACTACGGCCGATCAGTTGCAAGTTCGCTTGGGCTCAACCAGTCACAATAGTGGTGGTAAATTGGTGAATGTTCGTGCTTTTTACGCACATCCTGGTTACAACAAGACACAACGACAAAACGATGTTGCCATTGTGAAATTGGCCGAACCCGTAGCTCAGTCGGCAAGCATACGTTATATTGAATTGGCTGAAGAAACTCCGGCATCTGGTACGCCCGCGGTTGTTAGTGGTTGGGGTGTCAAATGCTACTTCTGGTGCATTTCACTACCCACTTCATTGCTCAAGGTCGACGTCAACATTGTATCTCGGGCAGACTGTGGCTCTACCGATTACAAGTATGGCTCCTCCAAAATTTTACCAACAATGGTATGCGCTTATGAAGCCAAGAGTGATGCTTGTCAGGGTGATTCTGGTGGTCCATTGGCAGCAGAAGGCAAACTGGTCGGTGTTGTATCCTGGGGTAATGGTTGCGCTAAGGAAGGCTATCCAGGCGTTTATGCTGATGTGGCTGAACTACGTTCTTGGATTTTGGAAATTGCTGCCAGTTTATAA
- the LOC125775300 gene encoding trypsin-like has product MFRFVAIFLLFNVAFGEILINDFNGRIVSGEETTIDLHPYQISLQSKSGHFCGGSIINEDTVVTAAHCLQTTTADQLQVRLGSTSHNSGGKLVNVRAFYAHPGYNKTQRQNDVAIVKLAEPVAQSASIRYIELAEETPASGTPAVVSGWGVKCYFWCISLPTSLLKVDVNIVSRADCGSTDYKYGSSKILPTMVCAYEAKSDACQGDSGGPLAAEGKLVGVVSWGNGCAKEGYPGVYADVAELRSWILEIAANL; this is encoded by the coding sequence ATGTTTCGCTTCGTAGCAATTTTTCTGCTCTTCAACGTCGCCTTTGGCGAAATCCTAATAAACGATTTCAATGGGCGCATTGTCAGTGGCGAGGAAACCACTATTGATTTGCATCCCTACCAGATCTCATTGCAAAGTAAGAGTGGACATTTTTGCGGTGGCAGCATTATCAATGAGGACACTGTTGTGACTGCAGCACATTGTTTGCAAACTACTACGGCCGATCAGTTGCAAGTTCGCTTGGGCTCAACCAGTCACAATAGTGGTGGTAAATTGGTGAATGTTCGTGCTTTTTACGCACATCCTGGTTACAACAAGACACAACGACAAAACGATGTTGCCATTGTGAAATTGGCCGAACCCGTAGCTCAGTCGGCAAGCATACGTTATATTGAATTGGCTGAAGAAACTCCGGCATCTGGTACGCCCGCGGTTGTTAGTGGTTGGGGAGTTAAATGCTACTTCTGGTGCATTTCACTACCCACTTCATTGCTCAAGGTCGACGTCAACATTGTATCTCGGGCAGACTGTGGCTCTACCGATTACAAGTATGGCTCCTCCAAAATTTTACCAACTATGGTATGCGCTTATGAAGCCAAAAGTGATGCTTGTCAGGGTGATTCTGGTGGTCCATTGGCAGCAGAAGGCAAACTGGTCGGTGTTGTATCCTGGGGTAATGGTTGCGCTAAGGAAGGCTATCCAGGGGTTTATGCTGATGTGGCTGAGCTACGTTCTTGGATTTTGGAAATTGCTgccaatttataa
- the LOC125777842 gene encoding trypsin-like, with translation MAKLYISSVLLVIAACVSNINADGAEGGVATTISAHPYIVSLQGSDGSKVCGGVLIDTTTVVTAAQCLNFYDVSQLVVGVSNGAKVVKIAGSTFNIGFDFTTMENDVALVKLAEAVSVGSIAVATEQPTNGISGVVTSWDASNNLVDIAETVIGTSECGSGDYKYSEDEILSSMLCGLATNANACGALPGSPLIANSQLVGLVSWGYGCGNKGNPAVFTDIPSLASWISSSAKSL, from the coding sequence ATGGCCAAGTTATACATTTCTAGTGTTTTGCTGGTGATCGCTGCCTGCGTTTCGAACATCAACGCTGATGGAGCTGAGGGTGGTGTAGCCACCACAATTTCAGCACATCCGTATATCGTCTCCCTACAAGGTTCTGATGGCTCAAAAGTCTGTGGTGGTGTCTTAATTGATACAACGACCGTTGTCACTGCCGCACAGTGTTTGAATTTCTACGACGTATCACAACTGGTGGTCGGTGTTAGCAATGGCGCTAAAGTCGTAAAAATTGCCGGCAGCACCTTCAATATCGGTTTTGACTTCACCACCATGGAGAATGATGTGGCCCTCGTGAAATTGGCTGAAGCAGTGAGCGTTGGTTCTATCGCAGTGGCCACCGAACAGCCAACAAATGGAATTAGTGGTGTGGTGACCTCCTGGGACGCCAGCAACAACTTGGTAGATATTGCAGAGACTGTTATTGGCACCTCGGAATGTGGTTCAGGCGACTACAAGTACAGTGAAGATGAAATCTTATCCTCAATGTTGTGCGGACTTGCGACTAACGCAAATGCTTGTGGCGCTTTACCCGGAAGTCCTTTGATTGCAAACAGTCAATTGGTTGGTTTGGTTTCATGGGGTTATGGTTGTGGCAACAAGGGCAATCCAGCTGTCTTCACTGATATTCCATCCTTAGCATCTTGGATCTCCAGCTCGGCAAAGTCCTTGTAA
- the LOC125777841 gene encoding trypsin-like translates to MAKLYISSVLLVIAACVSNINADGAVGGVATTISAHPYIVSLQGSDGSKVCGGVLIDSTTVVTAAQCLNFYDVSQLVVGVSNGAKVVKIAGSTFNIGFDFTTMENDVALVKLAEAVSVGSIAVATEQPTNGISGVVTSWDASNNLVDIAETVIGTSECGSGDYKYSEDEILSSMLCGLATNANACGALPGSPLIANSQLVGLVSWGYGCGNKGNPAVFTDIPSLASWISSSAKSL, encoded by the coding sequence ATGGCCAAGTTATACATTTCTAGTGTTTTGCTGGTGATCGCTGCCTGCGTTTCGAACATCAACGCTGATGGAGCTGTGGGTGGTGTAGCCACCACAATTTCAGCACATCCGTATATCGTCTCCCTACAAGGTTCCGATGGCTCAAAAGTCTGTGGTGGTGTCTTAATTGATTCAACGACCGTTGTCACTGCCGCACAGTGTTTGAATTTCTACGACGTATCACAACTGGTGGTCGGTGTTAGCAATGGCGCTAAAGTCGTAAAAATTGCCGGCAGCACCTTCAATATCGGTTTTGACTTCACCACCATGGAGAATGATGTGGCCCTCGTGAAATTGGCTGAAGCAGTGAGCGTTGGTTCTATCGCAGTGGCCACCGAACAGCCAACAAATGGAATTAGTGGTGTGGTGACCTCCTGGGATGCCAGCAACAACTTGGTAGATATTGCGGAGACTGTCATTGGCACCTCGGAATGTGGTTCAGGCGACTACAAGTACAGTGAAGATGAAATCTTATCCTCAATGTTGTGCGGACTTGCGACTAACGCGAATGCTTGTGGCGCTTTACCCGGAAGTCCTTTGATTGCAAACAGTCAATTGGTTGGTTTGGTTTCATGGGGTTATGGTTGTGGCAACAAGGGCAATCCAGCTGTCTTCACTGATATTCCATCCTTAGCATCGTGGATCTCCAGCTCGGCAAAGTCCTTGTAA
- the LOC105228382 gene encoding trypsin, whose product MLRLTILCAFLSTAFGAYMSTELAGRIVGGVATTIEEHPYQVSLSTKLGGHFCGGSLIAADIVVTAAHCLQSFKATSIRIRAGSTNNKRGGQVINVAAAKYHPAYNPSTIENDVGILKLATPIQESESVGFIELAETTPPTGTPAVVTGWGTKCYSWCLIPPTTLQAVELDIVQREDCASSAYKYGDLIKESMVCAYALKKDSCQGDSGGPLVADGKLVGIVSWGYACAKKGYPGVYSDVATLRSWILSAINEI is encoded by the coding sequence ATGTTACGCCTTACAATTCTTTGTGCATTCCTCAGCACTGCATTCGGTGCGTACATGTCAACCGAACTAGCTGGACGTATTGTTGGTGGAGTTGCCACTACCATCGAAGAGCATCCTTACCAAGTTTCACTCTCTACGAAGTTGGGCGGCCATTTTTGTGGCGGGAGCTTGATAGCGGCTGATATTGTCGTCACTGCCGCACATTGCTTGCAGAGCTTCAAAGCCACCAGTATACGTATACGCGCCGGTTCGACCAACAATAAACGTGGTGGTCAAGTTATAAATGTTGCGGCTGCTAAATATCATCCAGCTTATAATCCCAGTACAATTGAAAATGATGTGGGCATATTGAAACTAGCGACGCCAATACAGGAATCCGAGAGTGTTGGTTTTATAGAGTTGGCTGAGACGACACCGCCTACCGGCACGCCAGCTGTGGTGACGGGTTGGGGTACAAAGTGTTATAGCTGGTGCTTGATACCGCCCACCACTTTGCAGGCCGTCGAGCTGGATATTGTGCAGCGTGAAGATTGCGCTTCCAGCGCCTACAAGTATGGTGACCTGATAAAGGAGAGTATGGTGTGTGCCTATGCATTGAAGAAGGACTCTTGCCAGGGCGATTCTGGTGGTCCCTTAGTGGCGGATGGTAAACTTGTTGGTATCGTATCCTGGGGTTATGCGTGCGCCAAAAAAGGTTATCCGGGTGTTTATAGCGACGTTGCTACACTTCGTAGTTGGATTTTGAGTGcaattaatgaaatttga
- the LOC125777838 gene encoding trypsin eta-like, producing MSPTSISLIFIAFLLVGFGAARDNARSQLSQNRIIGGDDVSIVHYAHQVSLRRKTCQECAYLHLCGGNILNEDTVLTAAHCVIDRDIRNFIVVAGTGQRTASDGTVVLIEKIVTHERYNASITDYDVALLFLATPLTLDRVFTAAVPLVQSTPEIDAKATITGWGTLSEGGMAALQLQAVNVFVLDRAQCSAAYGDRFTAAMLCASAKDGGKDACQMDAGGPLLVENQLAGIISWAIGCARPENPGVYVNVSHVRQWIELTVAANSLYNF from the coding sequence ATGTCACCAACGAGTATATCATTAATATTCATTGCTTTCCTACTCGTGGGTTTTGGCGCTGCACGTGACAACGCTCGTTCACAGCTAAGTCAAAACCGCATCATAGGCGGCGACGATGTATCGATCGTGCATTATGCGCATCAGGTCTCACTGCGCCGTAAGACCTGCCAGGAATGCGCCTATTTGCATCTGTGCGGCGGCAACATACTCAACGAGGACACTGTACTGACAGCTGCTCATTGTGTAATCGATCGTGATATTCGTAACTTCATCGTAGTCGCAGGCACTGGCCAACGCACCGCTAGTGATGGCACTGTTGTgctaatagaaaaaattgtcaCACACGAACGTTACAATGCCTCCATAACGGATTATGATGTTGCTTTACTTTTTCTGGCCACGCCGTTGACATTGGATAGAGTGTTTACGGCAGCGGTACCATTGGTGCAGAGCACGCCAGAGATTGATGCAAAGGCCACCATCACCGGTTGGGGTACGCTCTCTGAAGGTGGCATGGCTGCGCTGCAATTGCAGGCTGTTAACGTGTTCGTGCTAGATCGCGCGCAATGCAGTGCGGCGTATGGCGATCGTTTCACAGCTGCTATGCTGTGCGCCAGTGCGAAGGACGGTGGTAAGGACGCTTGCCAAATGGATGCGGGTGGTCCTTTATTGGTGGAGAATCAGTTGGCCGGCATAATTTCGTGGGCCATTGGCTGTGCACGTCCCGAAAACCCAGGTGTTTACGTGAATGTGTCGCATGTGCGTCAGTGGATCGAGTTAACTGTGGCTGCTAACTCGTTGTATAATTTTTAA
- the LOC105228384 gene encoding trypsin: MAFFVMQRFLVFGALLSTGLCSLISDKFSGRIVGGVDTTIEQHPYQISLWLVEEQVHFCGGSLISENFVLSATHCLLGFEPFDLRVRLGSTNSTNGGLLVEVAAIKTHSGFSVITAMNDIGLLKLAKPVAQTNSIRYIELADAVPATGTPAVVSGWGIKCSLCFRTPVILQAVDVNIVQREDCASSTYKYGDQIRESMVCAYALKKDACSGDSGGPLVAEGKLVGVVSWSEGCAKKDYPGVYASVPELRQWISSAITELSSEEALRVSYL; encoded by the coding sequence ATGGCCTTCTTCGTCATGCAACGGTTTTTAGTGTTTGGGGCTCTACTTAGCACGGGCTTGTGTTCTTTAATTTCTGATAAATTCAGTGGACGTATTGTCGGTGGTGTGGACACCACTATTGAGCAACATCCATACCAGATTTCCTTATGGCTGGTTGAAGAACAAGTGCACTTCTGCGGTGGCAGTCTTATCAGTGAGAACTTTGTGCTCTCAGCCACTCACTGTCTACTAGGCTTTGAACCATTCGATTTGCGTGTACGCTTAGGTTCGACTAACTCTACTAATGGCGGTCTCTTAGTCGAAGTAGCCGCTATAAAGACACACTCGGGTTTTAGCGTTATAACCGCAATGAATGATATTGGTTTGCTGAAGTTGGCAAAACCTGTGGCACAAACGAATAGCATTCGCTATATCGAACTCGCCGATGCGGTACCAGCAACCGGCACACCTGCTGTAGTCTCTGGTTGGGGTATCAAGTGTAGCTTGTGCTTTAGAACGCCAGTTATTTTACAAGCTGTAGATGTGAATATTGTACAACGTGAAGATTGCGCCTCCAGTACTTATAAATATGGCGATCAAATCCGTGAATCTATGGTTTGTGCTTATGCATTGAAGAAGGATGCCTGCAGTGGTGATTCGGGTGGTCCGTTGGTGGCTGAAGGCAAATTGGTTGGTGTTGTTTCGTGGTCGGAAGGCTGTGCCAAAAAGGATTATCCTGGTGTTTATGCCAGTGTACCAGAATTACGTCAGTGGATATCTAGCGCTATAACGGAGTTATCGAGTGAAGAGGCATTGAGAGTGTCTTATTTATGA
- the LOC125777839 gene encoding trypsin-like, with protein sequence MFRLVALFALVGLACGAAMPDDLDGRIVNGVDTTIAQHPYQVSLQTASGSHFCGGSIINENTIVTAAHCLQSYSASQIRVRLGSTNYKTGGELVAVSSFTYHPGYNSKTMVNDVGIVRLATPVAESANIRYIKLAQTTPATGTAAVVTGWGTKCYLTCLSLPTTLQEVSVDIVDQLDCASSQYKYGTSILDTMVCAYALNKDACQGDSGGPLVANSELVGVVSWGNGCAKSGYPGVYSDVASLYSWIVAATASI encoded by the coding sequence atgtttcgtCTAGTAGCCTTATTCGCACTCGTTGGCCTGGCCTGTGGTGCCGCTATGCCCGATGACTTAGATGGGCGCATTGTTAATGGTGTAGACACCACCATTGCTCAGCACCCTTATCAGGTGTCGTTGCAAACTGCTAGCGGTTCACACTTCTGCGGTGGTAGCATTATCAATGAGAATACCATCGTCACCGCCGCTCATTGCTTGCAATCCTACTCCGCTAGTCAAATACGCGTTCGTTTGGGCTCAACCAATTACAAGACCGGCGGTGAATTGGTTGCTGTAAGCTCATTCACCTACCATCCAGGATACAACAGCAAAACTATGGTCAATGATGTCGGTATCGTGCGTTTGGCTACACCAGTGGCTGAATCGGCAAACATTCGTTACATTAAATTGGCGCAGACCACACCAGCAACCGGAACCGCAGCTGTGGTCACTGGTTGGGGCACTAAATGCTACCTGACCTGCTTGAGTTTGCCAACAACATTGCAAGAGGTCTCCGTGGATATTGTGGATCAACTTGATTGCGCCTCTAGCCAGTACAAATATGGTACATCAATTCTGGACACCATGGTCTGCGCTTATGCTTTGAACAAGGATGCTTGCCAAGGTGATTCCGGTGGTCCACTGGTTGCTAACAGTGAATTGGTCGGTGTGGTATCTTGGGGTAATGGCTGTGCCAAATCTGGTTATCCTGGTGTATATTCAGATGTGGCTTCACTCTACTCATGGATTGTGGCAGCTACTgcttcaatttaa